The following proteins are co-located in the Diorhabda carinulata isolate Delta chromosome 4, icDioCari1.1, whole genome shotgun sequence genome:
- the LOC130893196 gene encoding beta-1,4-glucuronyltransferase 1-like, whose translation MYTNRKSYILKLLLVVFVVYGFVHVFTNSAVPVIREMQESGRNLAALGSANLGSSGFEDITVKDIIPAVDPIKNYIETHQNVVMDVQPSKPVPSIIDKVREVTKCVDKPMVPKIQQRGDYWVLYNYITAEISHRCHESITYTTHADFSFMDNLVPLLERWNGPISIALHAPGTDFQNTIDSIAYLRDCTTPMVKELVTFHIYFSTKHVPKEVPKEDSLFAEPYNCSLVPPFMNFSSENMYKAQKKLLYPVNVGRNVAREMAQTHFILPSDIELYPSPNVIEKFLAMIAENKGPLLNKNPRVFPLTIFEVSANQQVPENKTQLREMLANGTAIPFHKKLCPGCHTVPKAKEWQSANETEGLHVFHVGKRNGKFVHWEPIFIGTHADPLYDERLSWEGKMDKMTQGYALCVLNYDFMILDNAFLVHKPGIKIYKKDPRRAMLAGKTHQLINKIIFPELKVLYGVRKGCAV comes from the exons ATGTATACCAACCGAAAATcttacattttaaaattactgCTGGTAGTATTCGTCGTATATGGATTCGTTCACGTTTTTACCAACTCGGCAGTACCCGTTATCAGAGAAATGCAAGAATCCGGTAGGAATCTTGCCGCTCTCGGTAGTGCCAACCTCGGTTCATCAGGTTTCGAAGATATTACTGTCAAGGACATAATACCCGCCGTCGATCCgatcaaaaattatatagaaaccCATCAAAAT GTTGTGATGGATGTACAACCATCAAAACCCGTTCCATCAATCATAGATAAAGTAAGGGAGGTAACAAAATGCGTAGACAAACCTATGGTACCGAAAATTCAACAACGAGGCGATTATTGGGTCCTTTACAATTACATAACAGCCGAAATAAGTCACAG ATGCCATGAAAGTATAACATACACAACTCACGCTGATTTTTCCTTTATGGATAACTTGGTGCCATTGCTGGAACGATGGAACGGGCCAATCAGTATAGCTCTACACGCTCCGGGAActgattttcaaaatactatcgACTCCATAGCATACCTCAGGGATTGTACCACGCCCATGGTGAAAGAATTGGTTACTTTCCACATTTATTTCAGTACGAAACACGTTCCGAAAGAG GTTCCCAAGGAAGATTCCTTATTCGCGGAACCTTACAACTGTTCGCTGGTCCCTCCTTTCATGAATTTCTCCAGCGAAAATATGTACAAGGCTCAGAAGAAGCTTCTGTATCCCGTAAACGTCGGTAGGAACGTGGCTCGAGAAATGGCTCAAACACATTTCATCTTACCGTCAGATATCGAACTGTATCCTAGTCCTAACGTAATAGAAAAGTTCCTAGCGATGATTGCTGAAAATAAAGGACCTCTACTCAACAAAAATCCTAGG GTTTTCCCTCTTACGATATTCGAAGTAAGCGCCAATCAACAAGTACCAGAAAATAAGACTCAGCTCCGCGAAATGTTGGCTAACGGTACCGCTATACCGTTCCACAAAAAATTATGTCCAGGTTGCCACACCGTTCCCAAAGCTAAAGAATGGCAATCCGCTAACGAAACTGAAGGTTTGCACGTGTTTCACGTCGGTAAACGGAACGGGAAATTCGTCCATTGGGAACCGATATTCATAGGAACCCATGCTGATCCTTTATACGACGAAAGACTCAGTTGGGAGGGAAAGATGGATAAAATGACACAG GGTTACGCGTTGTGTGTTTTGAATTACGACTTCATGATTCTCGACAACGCTTTCCTAGTCCACAAACCGGGCATCAAGATCTACAAGAAAGATCCGAGACGCGCAATGTTGGCGGGGAAAACCCATCAActcatcaataaaataattttcccaGAACTAAAGGTCCTTTACGGGGTTAGAAAAGGCTGTGCTGTTTAA
- the LOC130893189 gene encoding gastrula zinc finger protein XlCGF57.1-like — MESWRSYATICRLCLQKDGFMLGIFNHIQGKDKSIYKKIMDCTALQISYGDGLPNVICHRCLYKIEFCLEFRQLCFMSDATLRQISSAAKENGSDSLNGNSSQFSAYEQLGAQENGENVVMVVDPNTFDYETDVESEKEIVISDTENGESNDVEPEPEHESEGRGVSMCKYCDHAFTDKNECQNHETNAHNSETPYNCGSCYMSFADRVVYSAHLKSVHKNDKPYNCPQCNRTFARRSDLRKHTIVHTGVKPFTCTICFKSFSRNTNLSKHMRIHSGSKPFVCPKCPKTFTSKGDLSRHALIHNGQKPFSCNYCPLSFGRRDKLQRHEKRHFPQHTEDKSQELQMMRENLSIFSTVIEKKPEEQTEGSSENMVINLDPFNHNEYNTETTPQRGGNTEIGQSMETKKDETVPVENEPVLQEKPFRCSQCTKRFSKAENLLSHQAIHSEDRPFGCHICNKSFIRKRELDRHVATHSGMKPFKCPRCSKSFGRKDKMMRHVRIHDVNKTFTCKICGNTFNRRDSLHQHMKIHATKETAETEIGPE, encoded by the exons atggAGTCCTGGAGGAGTTACGCAACAATTTGTAGATTATGCTTGCAAAAAGACGGGTTTATGTTGGGCATTTTCAATCATATCCAAGGTAAAGATAAGAGTATTTATAAGAAGATAATGGATTGCACTGCACTTCAG atATCTTACGGTGACGGTTTACCGAACGTAATTTGCCACAGGTGTttgtataaaatagaattttgtctgGAATTTCGTCAATTATGTTTTATGTCGGACGCCACACTTCGTCAAATAAGTTCGGCTGCAAAAGAAAACGGATCGGATAGTTTAAATGGAAATTCATCACAATTTTCCGCTTACGAACAATTAGGAGCCCAAGAGAATGGAGAAAATGTGGTTATGGTGGTGGATCCGAATACCTTCGACTACGAAACTGACGTAGAATCCGAGAAAGAAATTGTTATAAGCGATACAGAAAACGGGGAATCTAACGACGTCGAACCTGAACCCGAGCATGAATCTGAAGGAAGGGGAGTTAGTATGTGCAAATACTGCGATCACGCGTTTACTGATAAAAACGAATGCCAAAATCACGAAACTAATGCACATAATAGCGAAACTCCCTACAATTGCGGTAGTTGTTACATGAGTTTCGCCGATAGGGTCGTATATTCCGCCCATTTGAAAAGTGTCCATAAGAACGACAAACCCTATAACTGCCCCCAATGTAACAGAACATTCGCCAG ACGATCGGATCTGCGTAAACATACGATAGTCCACACGGGCGTTAAACCTTTCACTTGTACCATTTGCTTCAAATCCTTCTCTAGAAACACGAATTTATCCAAACATATGAGAATCCATTCCGGTTCCAAACCGTTCGTTTGTCCCAAATGCCCGAAAACCTTCACTTCCAAAGGAGATTTGTCCAGACACGCCCTAATTCACAACGGACAGAAACCTTTCAGTTGCAATTACTGCCCTTTGAGTTTTGGAAGAAGGGACAAGTTGCAGAGACATGAAAAACGTCATTTTCCGCAACACACTGAGGATAAATCTCAAGAACTGCAAATGATGAGGGAAAATCTGTCGATTTTTTCAACTGTTATTGAAAAGAAGCCGGAAGAACAAACGGAAG GATCCTCGGAAAATATGGTGATAAATTTGGATCCTTTCAATCACAACGAATACAATACGGAAACTACTCCGCAACGAGGGGGAAATACCGAAATTGGACAATCGATGGAAACGAAGAAAGATGAGACCGTTCCGGTTGAAAACGAACCCGTTTTACAGGAAAAACCTTTCAG ATGTTCCCAATGCACGAAACGGTTTTCCAAAGCCGAAAATCTGTTGTCCCATCAAGCGATTCATTCGGAAGATAGACCGTTCGGTTGCCACATTTGTAATAAATCTTTTATCAGGAAAAGGGAGTTGGACAGACACGTCGCCACACATTCTGGCATGAAACCGTTCAAATGTCCGAG ATGTAGCAAAAGTTTCGGTCGCAAAGATAAAATGATGAGACACGTTCGAATTCATGACGTAAATAAAACGTTTACTTGTAAAATTTGCGGTAACACGTTCAATAGAAGAGACAGTCTTCATCAGCACATGAAGATTCACGCTACCAAAGAGACTGCGGAAACCGAAATTGGACccgaataa
- the LOC130892676 gene encoding carbohydrate sulfotransferase 4-like, with translation MVRRSELFGISIVAIVCLLLIGFSQKDVSTYQRSHRYQQYLDLDDSFKYTNNTVPSIDDVISNKNSLLSKELFNYKFPEGTSLEDYTLSTGGRPIRTVIITTWRSGSTFLGDILNAVPGNYYHYEPLLEFGITQIRGNPEARQALDTLKSLLHCDYSSLYSYLNFGMSHVYLFTHNTRLWDQCELYPAYCWNATFLSKFCKLFPFQSMKSVRLRLALAEELLQDDDLNIKVILLVRDPRGTMQSRKHRDWCPGVPDCDQPSNLCKDLISDYEAAGTLQMFYSDRFRVLRYEDLSLNPSVIIRDLFDFLGLYFHKDVEKFLNTHTKFDIGGVSSTFRDSKSAPFHWKADLDYTEIQNIEEACEEAMKLWGYVRAKNVTDMKEFNPLTSYSIN, from the exons ATGGTACGAAGAAGTGAACTCTTCGGTATTTCTATAGTTGCTATAGTATGCCTTCTTTTAATCGGATTCAGTCAAAAAGACGTATCCACTTATCAAAGATCTCACAGATATCAGCAGTATTTAGATTTGGATGATagttttaaatatacaaataatacgGTGCCATCCATTGACGATGtgatttctaataaaaattctttgttatcgaaagaattatttaattacaaatttccaGAAGGTACTAGTCTTGAAGATTATACACTTTCAACTGGTGGTAGGCCTATACGTACGGTAATTATCACTACTTGGAGATCAGGATCGACGTTTTTAGGTGATATACTTAATGCAGTACCCGGTAACTACTATCATTACGAACCGTTGTTAGAATTTGGTATAACTCAAATTAGAGGAAATCCCGAGGCGAGACAAGCACTCGATActttaaaaagtttattacaCTGTGATTATAGTAGTTTATATAGTTATTTGAATTTTGGGATGTCTCATGTTTATTTGTTCACCCATAACACCAGATTATGGGACCAGTGCGAGTTGTACCCGGCATATTGTTGGAATGCTACGTTTTTgagtaaattttgtaaattgtttcCATTCCAAAGTATGAAAAGTGTGAGGTTAAGATTAGCTCTGGCTGAAGAACTATTACAAGACGACGA tTTAAATATTAAGGTAATATTATTGGTAAGAGATCCTCGTGGTACTATGCAGTCCCGAAAACATAGAGACTGGTGTCCTGGAGTGCCCGACTGTGATCAACCGTCTAATTTATGTAAAGATTTGATTTCCGATTACGAGGCAGCTGGTACTCTTCAAATGTTTTACTCTGATCGATTCAG GGTTCTACGTTATGAAGATCTATCTTTGAATCCATCGGTGATAATTAGAGATTTGTTCGACTTTTTGGGTTTATATTTCCACAAAGACGtggagaaatttttgaatacccATACAAAATTCGATATAGGTGGTGTTTCCAGCACTTTTAGAGATTCTAAAAGTGCCCCTTTCCATTGGAAAGCTGATCTCGATTACACGGAAATTCAAAACATCGAGGAAGCTTGTGAGGAAGCTATGAAATTATGGGGGTACGTTAGGGCTAAAAATGTAACAGATATGAAAGAATTTAACCCCCTTACTTCGTATAGTATCAATTGA